The proteins below come from a single Corynebacterium glyciniphilum AJ 3170 genomic window:
- the mvaD gene encoding diphosphomevalonate decarboxylase: MSPHRKATATAHANIALIKYWGKADEALIIPRTSSLSLTLDELYTTTTVEFGGEGAEGAGGTDHATLDGAPVTGRAMERITAFLDIVRERAGIRGAAQVASVNTVPTAAGLASSASGFAALAGAAAAAAGLDLDDRDLSRLARRGSGSASRSVFGGLAVWNAGTDDATSYAEPVAGGQSFSDRLAIVVLVLDDGPKGISSREAMRRTVDTSPDYEPWVAHHARHLADARAAIADGDLERLGEATEANALGMHATMRGAVPPVDYLTAASRAAVQTVQAARDAGFPAWATMDAGPNVKVLTSAEQAEALNSWLYDRLAPATPGLRTLVTHAGPGLTVEKGQS; the protein is encoded by the coding sequence ATGAGCCCACACAGGAAAGCGACAGCGACCGCACACGCCAACATCGCCCTGATCAAATACTGGGGCAAGGCCGACGAGGCACTGATCATCCCCCGCACGTCGAGCCTGTCCCTGACGCTCGACGAGCTCTACACCACCACCACCGTGGAGTTCGGCGGGGAAGGCGCCGAAGGCGCTGGCGGGACCGATCACGCCACCCTCGACGGTGCCCCCGTCACCGGTCGCGCGATGGAGCGCATCACCGCGTTCCTCGACATCGTCCGTGAACGGGCGGGTATCCGGGGTGCTGCGCAGGTGGCATCGGTGAACACGGTGCCCACCGCTGCCGGGCTAGCCAGCTCCGCCTCCGGGTTCGCGGCCCTCGCCGGCGCGGCAGCCGCGGCGGCCGGTCTCGATCTCGACGACCGCGACCTGTCGCGTCTGGCACGCCGGGGATCGGGGTCGGCGTCGCGTTCCGTGTTCGGTGGTCTGGCTGTGTGGAACGCCGGGACTGACGATGCCACGTCCTACGCCGAGCCGGTCGCCGGTGGTCAGAGCTTCAGCGACCGGTTGGCCATCGTCGTACTCGTCCTTGACGACGGGCCGAAGGGTATCTCCAGCAGGGAGGCGATGCGCCGCACCGTCGACACCTCGCCGGACTACGAACCATGGGTCGCCCACCACGCACGGCACCTCGCCGATGCCCGTGCCGCGATCGCCGACGGCGACCTCGAGCGGCTGGGGGAGGCCACCGAAGCCAATGCCCTGGGTATGCACGCCACGATGCGCGGTGCCGTCCCACCGGTCGACTACCTCACCGCAGCCAGCCGTGCAGCGGTGCAGACGGTACAGGCCGCCAGGGACGCCGGTTTCCCCGCGTGGGCGACCATGGACGCCGGTCCGAACGTCAAGGTGCTCACCAGCGCAGAGCAGGCGGAGGCCCTGAACTCCTGGCTCTACGACCGGCTTGCACCTGCTACCCCGGGGCTGCGCACCCTCGTCACGCACGCCGGCCCCGGGCTCACAGTCGAGAAAGGACAGTCATGA
- a CDS encoding phosphomevalonate kinase codes for MTAPRMAEVRAPGKLYIAGEYAVVETGFPAILVAVDRYVTVRVTPATGTGHITSDQFTQSRVEWHRGDRQMIVEPDQAPFDFVLAAARVVEEAAVALGTPLEIFDVDITSELDDDSGRKFGLGSSAAVTVATVRALCDYYRLDLTRMEQLKLALLASISVQTSGSGGDVAASMFGGWIAYTSFDREWARAERGVRPLIDLVSMDWPGLSVRRVCPPDHLQLLVGWTGSPASTSRLVGDVQSRKQGEGMDYTRFLAESRRCVTGLIAALDDDDAAGIRAGIRRNRELLRELGEHSGTTIETPTLRRLIEIAEANGGAAKTSGAGGGDCGIVLIDSEADGADGGGIDSLLAAWERADIRVLNLHDHQPDGTIE; via the coding sequence ATGACTGCACCACGCATGGCCGAGGTCCGTGCTCCCGGAAAGCTCTACATCGCCGGCGAATACGCCGTGGTCGAGACGGGCTTTCCGGCTATTCTCGTTGCCGTCGACCGCTACGTGACCGTACGGGTCACCCCCGCGACCGGCACCGGACACATCACCTCCGACCAGTTCACACAGAGCCGGGTGGAATGGCACCGCGGGGACCGGCAGATGATCGTCGAACCGGATCAGGCACCGTTCGATTTCGTGCTGGCCGCCGCACGCGTCGTTGAGGAGGCAGCGGTGGCTCTCGGCACACCACTGGAGATCTTCGACGTCGACATCACCAGCGAGCTCGACGACGACTCCGGGCGGAAGTTCGGGCTCGGTTCATCCGCCGCCGTCACCGTGGCCACCGTCCGTGCCCTGTGCGACTACTACCGGCTGGACCTGACCAGGATGGAACAACTGAAGCTTGCCCTGCTCGCCAGCATCTCCGTACAGACGTCCGGATCCGGCGGCGACGTGGCGGCCAGCATGTTCGGAGGCTGGATCGCCTACACCTCCTTCGACCGGGAATGGGCCCGGGCGGAACGCGGCGTCCGCCCACTCATCGACCTGGTGAGCATGGACTGGCCCGGGCTGTCGGTCCGGAGAGTCTGCCCGCCGGACCATCTGCAACTGCTCGTCGGCTGGACCGGCTCGCCGGCGTCCACTTCCCGACTGGTCGGGGACGTGCAGTCCCGGAAACAGGGGGAGGGGATGGACTACACCAGGTTCCTCGCGGAAAGCCGGCGCTGCGTGACCGGGCTGATTGCCGCCCTGGATGACGACGACGCCGCCGGTATCAGGGCAGGGATCCGCCGCAACCGTGAGCTGCTCCGTGAACTCGGCGAGCACTCCGGCACCACCATCGAGACACCGACACTGCGACGCCTGATCGAGATTGCCGAAGCCAACGGTGGTGCGGCGAAGACCTCCGGGGCCGGAGGCGGCGACTGCGGTATCGTCCTCATCGACAGCGAAGCAGACGGGGCCGACGGTGGTGGGATCGACAGTCTGCTTGCGGCCTGGGAACGCGCGGACATCCGCGTCCTCAACCTGCACGACCATCAACCCGACGGGACCATCGAGTGA
- the fni gene encoding type 2 isopentenyl-diphosphate Delta-isomerase, with amino-acid sequence MSTNRKDDHVQLAEELTTEGRAAHPAGGFHDLRFMHHSFNGLARDAVDISTTVTGAHWPVPFYINAMTGGSEKTGQINADLARAAAATGVAMASGSVSAALREPALEPTFRIVRDSAPEAFIFANVSPEASVEQARRAVDLLDANALQIHVNPAQELVMPEGDRDFRSWLDRIAEIVSGVDVPVVVKEVGFGLSSESIAELVERGATTVDVSGRGGTNFIDIENHRRSRQEYTYLSGWGQSTPECLLDTLHGPAGAPEVDVLASGGVRTPLDVVRALALGARAVGVSGHFLHVLMTDGPEALEGELTAWTDQVRTLMTLLGAADVTSLSSTDVLVTGETAEFARLRGVDLPSLARRRTAAG; translated from the coding sequence ATGAGCACCAACCGCAAGGACGACCACGTCCAGCTGGCCGAAGAACTCACCACCGAGGGACGCGCAGCACACCCCGCCGGTGGTTTCCACGACCTGCGGTTCATGCACCATTCGTTCAACGGCCTCGCCCGCGACGCCGTCGACATCTCCACCACCGTGACGGGCGCACACTGGCCGGTGCCGTTCTACATCAACGCCATGACCGGCGGCAGTGAGAAGACCGGACAGATCAACGCCGACCTCGCCAGGGCTGCCGCAGCCACGGGCGTGGCCATGGCCAGTGGTTCCGTCAGTGCAGCCCTACGCGAGCCCGCGTTGGAACCGACGTTCCGCATTGTGCGCGACAGCGCGCCCGAGGCATTCATTTTCGCCAATGTCAGTCCGGAAGCCTCGGTGGAGCAGGCGCGCCGGGCGGTGGACCTGTTGGACGCCAATGCCCTGCAGATCCACGTCAACCCGGCGCAGGAACTGGTGATGCCGGAGGGAGACCGCGACTTCCGCTCCTGGCTCGACCGCATTGCCGAGATCGTCTCCGGGGTGGACGTGCCCGTGGTCGTCAAGGAGGTCGGCTTCGGACTCAGCAGCGAGAGCATCGCGGAGCTTGTGGAGCGGGGGGCGACCACCGTGGACGTCAGCGGGCGCGGCGGCACCAACTTCATCGACATCGAGAACCACCGCCGGTCACGCCAGGAGTACACCTACCTGTCGGGGTGGGGACAGAGCACGCCCGAGTGTCTGCTGGACACGCTGCACGGGCCCGCCGGGGCGCCGGAGGTGGACGTGCTCGCATCCGGCGGCGTGCGCACCCCGCTGGACGTGGTGCGCGCCCTGGCCCTCGGTGCCCGTGCCGTGGGAGTCAGCGGGCACTTCCTGCACGTGCTCATGACCGACGGGCCAGAGGCACTGGAGGGGGAGCTGACGGCCTGGACAGATCAGGTGCGCACCCTGATGACACTGCTCGGGGCGGCGGACGTCACCTCGCTGTCGTCGACGGACGTCCTCGTCACCGGTGAGACGGCGGAGTTCGCGCGGTTGCGGGGTGTGGACCTGCCGTCGCTGGCGCGTCGGCGGACCGCGGCCGGATAA
- a CDS encoding 2-isopropylmalate synthase → MASTTKTIHSPSPMPYHRYRDVYSRVSVPLADEDRTWPTRRLTTAPLWVPVDLRDGNQALAEPMDPVRKRRFFELMVSIGYKEIEVGYPSASQTDYDFVRLIADTDIAPDDVTIVVFTPARRDLIERTIAAIQGITNPVVIHMYTATAPLWRDLVLGRDRADLKDLILSGGWDVLNLAGDMDNVRFEFSPEVFNQTEPDYVLDLCDSMTQLWDASSDRPVILNLPATVEIASPNVYADQIEYMSRNLARRDNVILSVHPHNDRGTGVACAELAVLAGAERVEGCIFGNGERTGNVDIATLALNLHAQGIDPEVDFSDIDRIRSTVEYCTRMEVHPRHPYVGDLVHTAFSGTHQDAIRKGFIEHRARAARDGQPEDQADWHIPYLPIDPADIGRNYDAVIRVNSQSGKGGIAYLLSEDYGVELPRRLQIDLAAHVQRHTDDTGVEVTADHLWEIFASEYLSPVDGRIGVVGYQTGDDAASPDGATTTIQLRIDDEESTHTVTGCGPVEALVTALAEVGVTVEVIGLSQTSVTAGSGSDALTLLEFRSGGKDGKNGKNGKDTVSPAQWVAGRDSSVLAASMNAVVAAANKVV, encoded by the coding sequence ATGGCAAGCACGACAAAGACCATCCACTCCCCCTCCCCGATGCCCTACCACCGTTATCGAGACGTCTACTCCCGAGTCAGCGTCCCACTCGCCGACGAAGACCGGACCTGGCCCACCCGACGCCTCACGACGGCCCCGCTGTGGGTCCCCGTCGACCTGCGCGACGGCAACCAGGCCCTCGCCGAGCCGATGGATCCTGTGCGCAAACGGCGGTTCTTCGAACTGATGGTGTCGATCGGCTACAAGGAGATCGAGGTCGGCTACCCCTCCGCCTCCCAGACCGACTACGACTTCGTCCGTCTGATCGCGGACACCGACATCGCCCCGGATGACGTCACCATCGTGGTCTTCACCCCGGCCCGCCGCGACCTCATCGAACGCACCATCGCCGCGATCCAGGGGATCACAAATCCGGTCGTCATCCACATGTACACCGCCACTGCCCCACTGTGGCGGGATCTGGTCCTGGGACGCGACCGAGCTGATCTGAAGGACCTGATCCTCTCCGGCGGATGGGACGTCCTGAACCTGGCAGGTGACATGGACAATGTCCGATTCGAATTCTCCCCGGAGGTCTTCAACCAGACTGAACCGGACTATGTGCTGGACCTGTGCGACTCCATGACCCAGTTGTGGGACGCGTCGTCTGACCGTCCCGTCATCCTCAACCTGCCGGCCACCGTAGAGATCGCCTCCCCCAACGTCTATGCCGACCAGATCGAGTACATGAGCAGGAACCTCGCCCGTCGAGACAACGTGATCCTCTCCGTGCACCCGCACAACGACCGCGGCACCGGGGTGGCCTGCGCCGAACTGGCCGTGCTCGCCGGTGCAGAACGAGTGGAAGGCTGCATTTTCGGTAACGGAGAACGCACCGGCAACGTCGACATCGCCACACTGGCGCTGAATCTGCACGCCCAGGGCATCGACCCGGAGGTCGACTTCTCCGACATCGACAGGATCCGCAGCACCGTCGAGTACTGCACGCGCATGGAGGTCCACCCCCGCCACCCGTACGTCGGCGACCTGGTCCACACCGCATTCAGCGGTACCCACCAGGACGCGATCCGCAAAGGCTTTATCGAGCACCGGGCGAGAGCGGCGCGGGATGGTCAGCCGGAGGACCAGGCCGACTGGCACATCCCGTACCTGCCGATCGACCCGGCGGATATCGGACGGAACTACGACGCCGTGATCAGGGTGAACTCCCAGTCAGGCAAAGGCGGCATCGCCTACCTGTTGAGCGAGGACTACGGCGTCGAACTGCCGCGCCGACTGCAGATCGATCTCGCCGCCCATGTCCAGCGCCACACCGATGACACCGGTGTGGAAGTCACCGCTGACCACCTGTGGGAGATCTTCGCCTCGGAGTACCTCTCCCCCGTCGACGGCCGGATCGGCGTTGTGGGCTACCAGACCGGTGACGACGCCGCCTCGCCAGACGGTGCGACAACCACGATCCAGCTCCGGATCGACGATGAAGAATCTACGCACACTGTCACCGGCTGTGGCCCGGTGGAGGCGCTCGTCACGGCTCTCGCAGAAGTCGGGGTCACCGTCGAGGTCATCGGGCTGTCCCAGACGAGTGTCACCGCGGGCAGCGGTAGCGATGCCCTGACCCTGCTGGAGTTCCGGTCCGGTGGGAAAGACGGCAAGAACGGGAAGAACGGAAAAGACACCGTGTCCCCGGCGCAGTGGGTCGCTGGACGGGACTCCTCGGTCCTGGCAGCCAGCATGAACGCAGTTGTCGCCGCGGCCAACAAGGTGGTGTGA
- a CDS encoding FadR/GntR family transcriptional regulator — protein sequence MSQVKRSSLSEQSAEVLLARVREGEWALGQKLPSETTLAAQIGVGRSTAREAIRILAGKGVLASRQGSGVYLTALDVVEEWTSTLTSSDIVSVIEARLAIETEAAQLAAERRTPVALRAIRRALKVRDTSRDDLEAHVDADTAFHRSIVVAAANDVLTDLFDSFTPRIREAMVDMLRRKGGFGDAADQDIHTDLVDAIADKDAATAGGISRSHLMAMKREFL from the coding sequence ATGTCCCAGGTGAAGAGGTCATCCCTGTCGGAACAGTCAGCGGAAGTGCTGTTGGCGCGGGTAAGGGAGGGGGAGTGGGCCCTGGGCCAGAAGCTGCCCTCGGAGACAACCCTCGCCGCCCAGATCGGGGTGGGACGCTCGACGGCTCGCGAGGCCATCCGCATCCTCGCAGGTAAGGGCGTTCTGGCCTCCAGGCAGGGATCGGGGGTGTACCTGACGGCGCTCGATGTCGTGGAGGAGTGGACCTCGACACTGACCAGTTCGGACATCGTGTCAGTGATCGAGGCCCGTCTGGCGATCGAGACCGAGGCGGCCCAGCTTGCGGCGGAACGGCGCACGCCGGTGGCGCTCCGTGCGATCCGGCGTGCCCTGAAGGTCCGCGACACGAGTCGGGATGATCTGGAGGCGCATGTGGACGCCGACACCGCCTTCCACCGCAGCATCGTGGTGGCTGCGGCCAATGATGTGCTCACCGACCTCTTCGACAGCTTCACTCCGCGGATCCGTGAGGCGATGGTCGACATGCTCCGGCGTAAGGGTGGATTCGGTGACGCGGCGGACCAGGATATTCATACGGATCTGGTGGATGCTATCGCGGACAAGGACGCCGCGACTGCCGGCGGAATCAGTCGGTCACACCTGATGGCAATGAAGCGTGAGTTCCTGTGA
- a CDS encoding MFS transporter, giving the protein MATTTSIRATPRGIVTLTVVLLGFLALPMSMSGAGVAVPQIGSDLDTSGPAAQWVVTAYFVAASSFMLVAGSLGDAIGRRRVYRSGAMVYTLGCLGAAFAPNVAILLSARVLTGLGAAGVMAGGGAILGATFSDAARARAFAAMGTTSGLGLAFGPTFSGWLVDGLGWRLGFGAFVLPGLLLIAGTLLMSETRAENAPRIDVAGAVTFIACLATLMFTIMQGSSLGWMSPTVLVLLGCIALLLGLFVIIERRAANPILNLSLLRQRGFQGWLLAAITMSIGFGGVLNFLPSYLQAPVGLTAANAGMVMILPTLPMMILPAVGGWLIGKRSSPSIIIASALLAIAGGNAWLATLHPMVTPLGLTGPLILLGAGVGLASGIIDAQAMNEVGENEVGMVAGMLNTVRGTSNALILGVFGSALITILAGRIDSTDLAGQVATGNLPNTTDTGFLAAQLTDTWRIVLMTLAGLCGIAAIATTALVRRSSHDGQHGCRNHAEIPRESVNKPGSRNRSRH; this is encoded by the coding sequence ATGGCCACCACCACCAGCATTCGCGCCACGCCACGGGGCATTGTGACGCTTACCGTCGTGCTGTTGGGCTTTCTGGCTCTACCGATGTCGATGTCGGGGGCGGGGGTCGCCGTACCCCAGATCGGCTCCGACCTCGATACGAGTGGCCCCGCAGCACAATGGGTCGTCACCGCCTATTTCGTGGCCGCCTCATCGTTCATGCTCGTGGCTGGATCTCTTGGTGATGCGATCGGCAGGCGACGTGTCTACCGCTCAGGCGCGATGGTCTATACTCTCGGATGCCTCGGGGCCGCTTTTGCTCCGAACGTCGCGATTCTATTGTCGGCAAGGGTGTTGACCGGGCTCGGAGCAGCAGGCGTGATGGCCGGCGGCGGAGCCATACTCGGAGCAACGTTCAGCGACGCAGCGCGCGCTCGAGCGTTCGCGGCAATGGGCACGACCTCTGGTCTCGGTTTGGCATTCGGGCCCACCTTCTCGGGGTGGCTGGTCGATGGGTTGGGCTGGCGGCTCGGTTTCGGCGCGTTCGTACTCCCTGGCCTGCTTCTGATCGCCGGTACATTGCTAATGAGCGAAACTCGCGCCGAGAATGCTCCACGCATCGACGTCGCCGGTGCGGTCACGTTCATCGCCTGCCTAGCGACTCTCATGTTCACAATCATGCAGGGCTCATCACTCGGTTGGATGTCTCCCACTGTTCTCGTCCTGCTGGGCTGCATTGCTCTTCTGCTGGGCCTATTCGTGATCATTGAACGTCGCGCGGCCAACCCAATTCTCAACCTTTCTCTACTGCGCCAGCGCGGATTTCAAGGATGGTTACTCGCTGCGATCACGATGTCGATCGGCTTCGGCGGCGTGTTGAACTTCTTGCCCAGTTACCTCCAAGCCCCAGTTGGGCTTACCGCGGCGAATGCCGGCATGGTGATGATCCTGCCGACGCTACCGATGATGATTCTGCCCGCTGTAGGCGGCTGGCTTATCGGTAAGAGATCCTCCCCGTCAATAATCATTGCGAGCGCGCTCCTTGCAATCGCAGGAGGCAACGCCTGGCTGGCAACTCTGCATCCGATGGTCACGCCACTCGGGCTGACGGGTCCCCTTATCCTCCTTGGCGCCGGGGTTGGTCTCGCCTCTGGCATCATCGACGCCCAGGCCATGAATGAGGTCGGCGAAAACGAGGTTGGAATGGTCGCCGGGATGCTCAACACTGTGCGCGGCACGTCCAATGCGCTCATCCTCGGTGTTTTCGGTTCCGCTCTCATCACGATTCTGGCAGGGAGGATCGACTCCACAGACCTCGCTGGACAAGTCGCGACTGGAAACCTGCCGAATACGACAGATACTGGATTCCTGGCCGCGCAGCTCACTGATACATGGCGAATTGTGCTGATGACGCTCGCAGGTCTATGCGGCATCGCCGCCATCGCAACCACCGCCCTCGTGCGCCGTTCGAGTCATGACGGACAACACGGATGCCGGAATCACGCGGAGATTCCGCGAGAGAGCGTGAACAAGCCCGGATCGAGAAATCGATCCAGGCACTGA
- a CDS encoding NADPH-dependent FMN reductase encodes MIRIAIVVASTRPGRRGDQVARWVHQQATSHTPQDAGIEYAIVDLADVNLPLLDEPVPAAIGEYRNEHTRRWAKLISSFDGFVFVTPEYNHAIPAALKNAIDYLFAEWHDKAAAFVSYGLNGGVRAVEQLRMTLAEVKVACVRSQVALGLFTDFSITDMAEPGTFTPAEHHLPTLERTLKELIGWVQALATLRPPAATAIAER; translated from the coding sequence ATGATCAGAATCGCAATCGTGGTGGCGAGCACTCGACCAGGAAGACGAGGCGACCAAGTCGCCCGATGGGTACACCAGCAGGCCACCAGCCACACACCGCAGGATGCCGGTATCGAGTACGCCATCGTCGACCTCGCCGACGTGAACCTGCCACTGCTCGACGAACCGGTGCCTGCAGCGATTGGTGAGTACCGGAACGAGCACACACGTCGATGGGCCAAGCTCATCTCCTCGTTCGACGGGTTCGTCTTCGTCACCCCGGAGTACAACCACGCCATCCCTGCAGCTCTGAAAAACGCGATCGACTATCTCTTCGCCGAATGGCATGACAAGGCCGCAGCCTTCGTCAGCTATGGACTCAACGGCGGGGTTCGGGCAGTCGAGCAACTCCGCATGACACTTGCCGAGGTCAAAGTCGCCTGTGTGCGCAGCCAGGTCGCACTGGGGTTGTTTACCGATTTCTCCATCACCGATATGGCCGAACCGGGAACCTTCACGCCTGCAGAACACCATCTGCCGACCCTGGAACGGACGCTCAAGGAGCTCATCGGCTGGGTTCAGGCCCTCGCTACACTTCGCCCACCAGCCGCGACAGCAATTGCAGAACGGTAG
- a CDS encoding TetR/AcrR family transcriptional regulator, with product MNRKQDSDDPEARPMRGSRVDKRRALLDGALIVFAEDGYARASIDTIARRSGVSTRTIYNQFGGKATLFEEVIVDSAQRTADEQIVTVRRYLGRIANVEDDLIEFGRAWVSPAPEHAPHFALVRQIHADAGHIAEATLRAWQEAGPLRVRKEIAEHLRRIAERGHLNVADADLAAVHLVQLIAGDVTTRTYHGALPLPSEERYRLADSGVHAFLYGYGTHGQS from the coding sequence GTGAACCGGAAACAGGACAGTGACGATCCCGAGGCGCGACCGATGAGGGGCAGCCGTGTCGACAAACGACGTGCACTACTTGACGGTGCGCTGATCGTCTTCGCTGAGGACGGGTACGCCCGTGCAAGCATCGACACCATTGCCCGGAGATCGGGGGTATCTACGCGAACGATCTACAACCAGTTCGGTGGTAAAGCCACCCTGTTTGAGGAGGTGATCGTCGACAGCGCCCAGCGCACCGCAGACGAGCAGATTGTGACGGTGCGGCGCTACCTGGGGAGGATCGCAAATGTCGAAGACGACTTGATCGAGTTCGGACGAGCGTGGGTATCGCCTGCCCCTGAACACGCTCCACATTTCGCGTTGGTGCGCCAGATTCATGCGGATGCGGGCCATATCGCCGAGGCCACGCTCCGCGCTTGGCAGGAGGCAGGCCCACTGCGTGTCCGCAAAGAGATCGCCGAGCACCTGCGCCGCATCGCCGAGAGGGGGCATCTGAATGTCGCTGACGCTGATCTTGCTGCTGTCCATCTGGTCCAACTCATTGCCGGAGATGTCACCACACGCACTTACCATGGTGCGCTACCGCTCCCCTCAGAGGAACGGTACAGGCTCGCTGATTCAGGGGTTCATGCCTTCTTGTATGGCTACGGCACCCATGGGCAGTCTTGA
- a CDS encoding MerR family transcriptional regulator encodes MRISEVSAQTGIAPRLLRYYEEQGLLVPDRNSSGYRDYTATDAEVARRIRQLLDAGLSTAAIRTVLPCLTERAGRLAPICEETIADLKREQVRIEKSIQALTVSRNAIAGVISAGAPGRTSSQSGATG; translated from the coding sequence ATGCGGATTTCCGAGGTGTCGGCGCAGACCGGCATAGCGCCCCGATTGCTCCGCTACTACGAGGAACAGGGACTACTCGTGCCCGACCGCAACTCCTCTGGTTACCGGGACTACACCGCAACCGATGCCGAGGTCGCCCGCCGCATCCGCCAGCTTCTGGACGCCGGGTTGAGCACTGCGGCGATCCGCACCGTCCTGCCCTGCCTCACAGAACGGGCCGGACGGTTAGCCCCGATCTGCGAAGAGACCATCGCTGACCTCAAGCGTGAACAAGTCCGGATCGAGAAATCGATCCAGGCACTGACTGTCTCTCGCAACGCCATCGCCGGCGTCATCTCCGCCGGTGCGCCAGGTCGTACTTCGTCGCAGTCAGGTGCGACCGGCTGA
- a CDS encoding MFS transporter — MTDHTSSLLSSRSRPAWVLTGFVLLVFCTGTAEYLVAGVLPQLATDVGVSTAAAGQTVTAYALGVAVGGPLVTILTARLPRKGLALSLGLVFIIGTLITVIAPTYAWVIVGRVVSACSQATLFAIGLTTAATAMGPGRQGRAIAIVSSGLTVATVLGVPLGALLGGNLNWRIPFLIVAVVAIAGVLILWSSMPRTPAPATGVRDEIRTLLRGPVLLAVMTTVVGFAGVGIVFTYLVPLLSDVTGLAASVIPALLLAYGVGGFVGNLIAGRFADLDLGKTLVGVFVALVLTLALFPLVAEHPAPMIGMVLVLGLLSTATIAPLQSLVLRHAGAAPTLSLAVNVGAFNMANAVGSALGGIGVSAGLLRWGGFGGAVFAVAGLVLALLALSTTPQEDNQ; from the coding sequence ATGACTGACCACACATCATCCTTGCTCTCGTCCCGCTCACGCCCAGCCTGGGTGCTGACGGGATTCGTTCTTCTGGTGTTCTGTACCGGCACCGCCGAGTACCTCGTGGCCGGTGTGCTCCCGCAACTGGCGACCGATGTCGGAGTGAGTACCGCTGCCGCCGGCCAGACAGTGACCGCCTACGCCCTGGGTGTGGCGGTCGGCGGTCCGCTGGTAACCATCCTGACCGCACGCCTTCCGCGTAAAGGGCTGGCGCTGAGCCTGGGGCTGGTCTTCATCATCGGCACACTCATCACGGTCATCGCCCCGACGTATGCATGGGTGATCGTCGGTCGTGTCGTGTCCGCCTGCAGTCAGGCGACACTGTTTGCGATCGGGCTGACCACCGCAGCGACGGCAATGGGACCCGGACGCCAGGGGAGAGCCATCGCCATCGTCAGTTCAGGGTTGACCGTCGCCACGGTGTTGGGGGTCCCCCTTGGTGCACTGTTGGGTGGAAACCTCAACTGGCGGATACCGTTCCTGATCGTTGCGGTCGTGGCGATCGCTGGAGTGCTCATCCTCTGGTCGTCAATGCCACGTACACCAGCGCCGGCCACCGGCGTGCGCGACGAGATCCGGACGCTGTTGCGGGGACCGGTGCTGCTGGCCGTGATGACCACGGTGGTGGGGTTCGCCGGTGTCGGAATCGTCTTCACCTATCTTGTTCCGCTGCTGTCGGATGTCACCGGCCTCGCGGCTTCGGTTATTCCCGCTCTGCTCCTGGCCTACGGTGTCGGCGGCTTCGTCGGCAACCTGATTGCCGGGCGGTTCGCCGACCTCGATCTCGGAAAGACACTGGTCGGGGTGTTTGTCGCGCTGGTTCTCACCTTGGCGCTGTTCCCTCTGGTGGCGGAACACCCGGCACCGATGATCGGCATGGTGCTGGTGCTCGGACTGTTGTCGACCGCGACGATCGCGCCGCTGCAGTCGCTGGTGCTGCGCCATGCAGGCGCTGCTCCGACCCTCTCCCTGGCGGTCAATGTCGGTGCATTCAACATGGCCAATGCTGTCGGGTCCGCCCTCGGTGGCATCGGGGTCAGCGCCGGGCTCCTGCGCTGGGGCGGTTTCGGCGGCGCGGTATTCGCCGTCGCTGGCCTGGTTCTCGCACTTCTGGCGCTCAGTACAACTCCACAGGAGGATAACCAGTGA